Proteins found in one Magnolia sinica isolate HGM2019 chromosome 5, MsV1, whole genome shotgun sequence genomic segment:
- the LOC131246439 gene encoding uncharacterized protein LOC131246439 isoform X3, with amino-acid sequence MAITVLLTHASSRPPSGPRHVSFDVSHRLPKQSRRVSVVSGPFNLSSFRIISFQCRDVESAKASSSGNTSPNGGDGVDNEIFEDWKVEPSNPGSSFLAKLAIVLGIAATITVVSVFLKRPTLGSSSGFPFIVDASSSSVSAPSVGFTLKAFGYKVILPEYTPGWIYFWLLMAAGCGLFISEEALNIWVGISLARTLSLDGTWKSFMESFSNNAPYIISTVLWVYWGVCISDMVPFYLGKLVRQTKASDNVLSKLGIGKEKALNITRAVQKYGNLIGFVERFSFGVRNPTSFLAGALMGVLKCRGYPPIVFLLVFVVAACLLSQFNWGSDFC; translated from the exons ATGGCGATAACGGTCCTTCTAACGCACGCCTCCTCGCGGCCGCCATCTGGACCTCGGCACGTCTCTTTCGATGTCTCTCATCGCCTTCCGAAACAGAGCCGACGGGTATCCGTTGTTTCTGGCCCCTTCAATCTCAGCAGTTTCCG GATTATAAGCTTTCAATGCCGGGATGTGGAAAGTGCTAAGGCTTCATCATCTGGAAACACTTCTCCAAATGGAGGAGATGGGGTTGATAATGAGATATTTGAAGATTGGAAAGTTGAACCGAGTAATCCAGGCAGTTCATTCTTGGCAAAATTAGCAATCGTCCTTGGCATAGCTGCAACAATCACCGTAGTATCTGTTTTTTTGAAGAGGCCTACTTTGGGATCATCCTCTGGATTTCCATTTATAGTCGATGCTTCATCATCTTCAGTTTCAGCTCCCTCTGTTGGTTTCACTTTGAAAGCTTTTGGATACAAAGTCATATTACCCGAATATACTCCAGG ATGGATCTACTTTTGGTTGCTTATGGCTGCTGGATGTGGACTTTTCATTAGCGAAGAGGCACTAAATATTTGG GTTGGCATATCTTTAGCTCGAACACTGTCTCTGGATGGGACATGGAAATCGTTCATGGAATCCTTCTCAAATAATGCTCCATACATTATCTCTACAGTGCTGTGGGTATACTG GGGGGTTTGTATCAGTGATATGGTACCATTTTACCTTGGGAAGCTCGTTAGGCAAACTAAGGCATCTGATAATGTTTTGTCCAAG CTAGGGATTGGCAAAGAGAAGGCATTGAACATTACTCGAGCTGTGCAGAAGTATGGCAATCTCATTGGCTTTG TTGAACGCTTTTCCTTTGGAGTGCGGAATCCAACATCTTTTTTGGCAGGAGCATTG ATGGGTGTGCTAAAATGCAGGGGATATCCTCCGATTGTTTTTTTGCTGGTGTTTGTTGTGGCGGCCTGTTTACTCTCCCAATTCAA